The genome window tatttttttaatcatacgTTAGCTGACTTTAATGGTGTCTTAGTTCAAGAATTCTCATCAAGCTGCACTAACCTGAACAGGAACCACATCAGAATCCTTGAGTTATCAGTTTGATGATAAAAACAAAGGAGAGAGTGCAGCTACTGGTTATATAACATGCATGTCATATATGTTTTGTTCAACCTAAAGAACGTTTTAGTCATTTTTCTGAAATCTAGTGGATCAGCACCAATTTTTATCCTCGATTTATTACTTAAACATGATTGATTTTGTAcattttattaataatatatatctttGAACATTTAGCAATGGACCTTCTATGTGACTGCTGATTGCATGCCTTCTATGTGGTATCTTCACTACCTGCACACCATGGCCTTATAAGAACATGGGCTTTCGATGGCCAGTGCTCACCATTACTCTTTTCCCCTATCTTttactctttctttctttcttgttgtCTCTCATTTGTTATTCACTCCTTATCATTTGGATATATGATAGCCTAACCTGGATAATGCAGCCTTTTAAACCACATTGTCCTGTCATATCTCACAAGAAACCATTGTGAAAAACTATTCTCTCTCTATGCATCTCTTCTAACCTTAACTGCACACTTGATCGTCTATCCTTTTGTGCTTCTGTTAGCCCTGCCTAAATTTTGATAATACAAGAGAACACAAATCTAGGAGCAATCATTTGCAACATTTCTAAAGATGTGGTTCTACAAAGAATTGTGAACACAAGATTAACAAACTGAAAGGGTGCAATTTTATTTAGCTTGAAACAGTCAAATCGAGCGCAAAAGGGCTCTTGTCATGAACTAAATTTAGTCTTTTCGTCAATTGACTCCTTGATTTGAAATTAGTGATCAGCTATTTCATGTTATCAATCCAATAATGATGAAAGACCTAATAAGTGTTTCTGAAACAATATTTGTTCAGGAATTTGATCATCATAAATTGATTCCTGAACTGCATAATTAATGAACAACTGTATATAAGCATACATCCCATATGTGAATTAAAACTCTACGAGAATCAGCCTTCGAGGTCACCATTGAACTAATAATATAGTGCAGCAGAGCTCTACTTCCGTAAAGGACGCACGAGTCTCCTATCAGAGTCTATGTATACAgttttacctttaaatatttaaatatgttatttctgtGACTCGAACCTGGATCTTTCGTGTCACAAAGGATTAACCTTACTGTTGTAGAGGACTATACTTCCGTGCTGTACAAAAAGAATGAGACAAGTGGCAAGCTAAGAAAGAAGAGTAAAGAGATCACCTGCTTCCTGTCGCGTGATCTAGCAGCTGACTCCCTGTTCTTGATCATCCTCCTCTGCCTCCTCTCCAAGAAGTTGTCCACAGCACTCGACTTCTTTCCCCTCAGTCCTCCGTTAACAACATATGGAACTGGCGATACCGAGGACAGATCCGCACCGTGCTTCCTTGGTGCATCTGAAGGCAGATGGCTTACCGAAGTTCCAACTGCACCCGCACCTCCAGCTGCGCCCAAACCAACAGCCCCAGGCATCAACCTATTATTTATCCCTACATCCCCAATTCCCACAAGGCCTCCCGCTCTAGGGTTCCCCATACCAACAAAACCATCCCCCGGGGCCATCGGCGCGACGTACGGACTCGGCCCTGTGGCCACCATCACTGCTAAATTAGTCGCCGAAGTGTCGGTGAATGGATTGCTAGCGACCACATCTCTATCTCTTCGGCCGGCCTGAGGAAACCCAAGAGCAAGCTGCGCGACATTGTTTGCAACTCGTAGATCATGGAAAAGCACATTGCTGATAGCGTTGTTGTTATTCTTGCTGCTGCTGTTATTACCGCTGTTGCTGGCGCATGTCTGTGGAGGAGCCAATTCATCTCTGACCGCCCCAGCTCGGACCAAGAACTCCTCGAGGGTCATCTCCCCGAGCGTCGGCTGGCGGTGCTGGTGCGAGACGCCGGCAGCCGGAGGCATGCCCTGCTGGGCCGGGCAGATAAGGTCCCTCCAGACCTGGTCGACCGTCTTCTGGCTGAGGGTCCGGGGCAGCGTGAGGGAGCCCTGCCGCTGGAGGCCGGCGAAGGCGCCATCGAGGACAGGGGCGGGGGCGGCGGCCGCCATGGCTTGGCTCTCCTCCGTGGACCAGATGTTTTTGAGGAGCTCGTCCATGTTCATGGATCCGAAGTCGTTCCCGGTCACCAGCGTGCTCTGGAGCTCGTCGAAGGTCAGGGAATATATCGACGGCTGCCGCGCCAGCCCGCCACCATTTACGTCCGTTCCCGAccctcctcctcctttccctcctcttcctcttcccatcATGTTGTTGTTGCCCAAGCAGGCGATGCCGGAGTTAGGTCAACGACGTGGGCTGGACACAGACGTCGTTCCAATTACCAACTCGTGCACCAACCACCCCATGTAATCATTCTCGTCAAAGGCAGTAGAACAGCTCGATCCCTAaatctagaagaagaagaagaagaagaagaagaagaagaattctgCTGCCGTTCAATTATTTCGTGGAGGAAGAGTGGGGCGATTGAGCCGTGTCATCCGGCAATCAGTAGTTGGACTCGCTGGTCTGCGACCGCTGCTCTTAATTATTTCTTCCTTTTCCCTTCTGCGCGCGGGCGTGGTGGTGATGGCCAGGTGTCGCCTCAATGAGGCGTCGATGGGCGATCGATCGATTAAACGGAAGCAACGGGAAGTGACCCCAGAAGCGCAGTGCTTATACTACCCGTCTGGCCAGGGGGCCCACGCCCTTCAAAAGGCGGGTATTCACGGGGTTACGAAGTTATGGTGGATAAAGTATTACAAACCTCAGAGACGCTACAAAATGCTCGGGGCGGCGTTGCGATACGTGGCGTGACAGTAGGGCGACACCACTTCGGAAGATGACGACAGGCAAACGAGGACTGAGCTTGGTGGGGATCAATCATGGCCCTTGGATTCAGATCTGAAGGTGAAGGAGACTCCTTTGGTCAGTTCATGAGTATGACCGTCGTACAAAAGCGAGAAGAACACGACAAACTAGGGCTCATTTTGCACTATTATAGCTTTGGTGATGGAAACGAACgtaggactaattatatattagggTTAAAAGAGCTATTTTAGTTGGTTATGAATCACTTAAATTCTAATATTtacttatatctaaaataatttttatattttaaaaaataatataagtttCGTCCATCAAAtctgagttaacagacgttaaaGTCTATTTACGTAGTATGttgacttataataaattattaatataatgatacatataatttaagtttaaaaaaagagTCTATTTTAGCTTATGTGATTTTGGTCATGGACCACTTAAATCCTTATGATTTTGTTTGTATCTAAAAtaactattatatttttataaacataTTATATAAGCTCCTCTCATTAAGTCTGAGTTGATAAACATTAGAGTCatgttaactcataataaatcattaatataataacacatataatttaaatttcaaaaaaaaaataaaaaccatcATCAATAGTGGGAGGAGACGTCATCGTGAAAGCGGCCACCAACAACAGTACCGAGTCGTTACTGTCTAGCAAGGCATCGCATGCATGCAACCTCCCCCGGATTGACAACAAGCTCAAAAGCTTCTAGTTCTGTCTCGAGTGGATACGTGTCGATCAGTTCAACGCTAGGCATGTAAtggtctcctagtccctcttcctcctcatgGGCATCTTTGTCCCCACCACCTCCTACTTTGTCCTCCCCCGCGCCCTCATTGCTCCTACAACATAGTGTTCCAAATTTTCCTCACCTTGGCCTCTTTGCTTTTGTCCAACGCTATGACTTccatcgcttcctcttcctcgataaTATAGacctttttttaaatttaaaatatacatattattatattaataatttatt of Musa acuminata AAA Group cultivar baxijiao chromosome BXJ2-3, Cavendish_Baxijiao_AAA, whole genome shotgun sequence contains these proteins:
- the LOC103977538 gene encoding bZIP transcription factor 46 isoform X2, whose amino-acid sequence is MMGRGRGGKGGGGSGTDVNGGGLARQPSIYSLTFDELQSTLVTGNDFGSMNMDELLKNIWSTEESQAMAAAAPAPVLDGAFAGLQRQGSLTLPRTLSQKTVDQVWRDLICPAQQGMPPAAGVSHQHRQPTLGEMTLEEFLVRAGAVRDELAPPQTCASNSGNNSSSKNNNNAISNVLFHDLRVANNVAQLALGFPQAGRRDRDVVASNPFTDTSATNLAVMVATGPSPYVAPMAPGDGFVGMGNPRAGGLVGIGDVGINNRLMPGAVGLGAAGGAGAVGTSVSHLPSDAPRKHGADLSSVSPVPYVVNGGLRGKKSSAVDNFLERRQRRMIKNRESAARSRDRKQAYTMKLEAEVAKLQELNQELNKKQAELMEMQKDQVTNLNHYICRR
- the LOC103977538 gene encoding bZIP transcription factor 46 isoform X1; translation: MMGRGRGGKGGGGSGTDVNGGGLARQPSIYSLTFDELQSTLVTGNDFGSMNMDELLKNIWSTEESQAMAAAAPAPVLDGAFAGLQRQGSLTLPRTLSQKTVDQVWRDLICPAQQGMPPAAGVSHQHRQPTLGEMTLEEFLVRAGAVRDELAPPQTCASNSGNNSSSKNNNNAISNVLFHDLRVANNVAQLALGFPQAGRRDRDVVASNPFTDTSATNLAVMVATGPSPYVAPMAPGDGFVGMGNPRAGGLVGIGDVGINNRLMPGAVGLGAAGGAGAVGTSVSHLPSDAPRKHGADLSSVSPVPYVVNGGLRGKKSSAVDNFLERRQRRMIKNRESAARSRDRKQAYTMKLEAEVAKLQELNQELNKKQAELMEMQKDQMSEMINQQQGPKKLCLRRTQTVSW